Proteins from a single region of Sesamum indicum cultivar Zhongzhi No. 13 linkage group LG5, S_indicum_v1.0, whole genome shotgun sequence:
- the LOC105162665 gene encoding N-alpha-acetyltransferase MAK3-like isoform X2 — MEAEEGKAELEASEIDYVSYGGDGEHHLPLIMKLVDQELSEPYSIFTYRYFVYLWPHLSFLAFHKGKCVGTVVCKMGDHRHTFRGYIAMLVVLHPYRGRGIATELVSRSIQVMMESGCEEVTLEAEVTNKGALALYGRLGFIRAKRLFRYYLNGVDAFRLKLLFPHPEPNYSGSALATGDEAQGLDEGKHSVVT; from the exons ATGGAGGCGGAGGAGGGAAAGGCCGAATTGGAGGCATCGGAGATAGACTATGTGAGTTACGGCGGGGACGGGGAGCATCATCTTCCTCTAATTATGAAGCTGGTGGATCAGGAGCTCAGCGAACCCTATTCCATTTTCACCTACAGATACTTCGTCTACCTCTGGCCCCACCTCTCCTTCCTCGCCTTTCATAAAGGGAAATGCGTAGGGACGGTGGTGTGTAAGATGGGAGATCATCGTCATACTTTCAGAGGATATATAGCTATGCTCGTTGTTCTCCACCCATATAGAGGAAGAGGCATCG CAACCGAACTTGTTAGTAGGTCAATTCAAGTGATGATGGAATCAGGTTGTGAGGAGGTGACTCTCGAAGCAGAAGTGACGAATAAAGGAGCACTTGCATTATATGGTCGTCTGGGGTTTATTAGGGCCAAGAGGCTTTTCCGCTACTACTTGAATGGAGTTGATGCCTTCAGGCTGAAACTGTTGTTTCCTCACCCAGAACCAAACTACTCTGGGTCCGCGCTAGCCACGGGGGATGAGGCCCAGGGGCTTGATGAGGGAAAACATTCTGTGGTGACATGA
- the LOC105162665 gene encoding N-alpha-acetyltransferase MAK3-like isoform X1, whose protein sequence is MEAEEGKAELEASEIDYVSYGGDGEHHLPLIMKLVDQELSEPYSIFTYRYFVYLWPHLSFLAFHKGKCVGTVVCKMGDHRHTFRGYIAMLVVLHPYRGRGIAIAATELVSRSIQVMMESGCEEVTLEAEVTNKGALALYGRLGFIRAKRLFRYYLNGVDAFRLKLLFPHPEPNYSGSALATGDEAQGLDEGKHSVVT, encoded by the exons ATGGAGGCGGAGGAGGGAAAGGCCGAATTGGAGGCATCGGAGATAGACTATGTGAGTTACGGCGGGGACGGGGAGCATCATCTTCCTCTAATTATGAAGCTGGTGGATCAGGAGCTCAGCGAACCCTATTCCATTTTCACCTACAGATACTTCGTCTACCTCTGGCCCCACCTCTCCTTCCTCGCCTTTCATAAAGGGAAATGCGTAGGGACGGTGGTGTGTAAGATGGGAGATCATCGTCATACTTTCAGAGGATATATAGCTATGCTCGTTGTTCTCCACCCATATAGAGGAAGAGGCATCG CGATTGCAGCAACCGAACTTGTTAGTAGGTCAATTCAAGTGATGATGGAATCAGGTTGTGAGGAGGTGACTCTCGAAGCAGAAGTGACGAATAAAGGAGCACTTGCATTATATGGTCGTCTGGGGTTTATTAGGGCCAAGAGGCTTTTCCGCTACTACTTGAATGGAGTTGATGCCTTCAGGCTGAAACTGTTGTTTCCTCACCCAGAACCAAACTACTCTGGGTCCGCGCTAGCCACGGGGGATGAGGCCCAGGGGCTTGATGAGGGAAAACATTCTGTGGTGACATGA
- the LOC105162664 gene encoding LOW QUALITY PROTEIN: serine/threonine-protein kinase rio2-like (The sequence of the model RefSeq protein was modified relative to this genomic sequence to represent the inferred CDS: inserted 1 base in 1 codon), with amino-acid sequence MKLDVDALIYLSKDDFSVLTAIEMGMRNHEIVLSELIDRIASLKHGGTYKVLKNLLKHKLLHHDSSKYDGFRLTYLGYDFLAIKSLVNRGVFAAVGRQIGVGKESDIFEVATEDGTVLAMKLHRLGRVSFMAVKSKRDYLRHHSSYNWLYLSRQASLKEFAFMKALDEHGFPVPHAVDCNRHCVIMSLIQGHPLVQVKQLQNPDTVFETILGLIVGLAEHGLIHCDSNEYNIMIDDDEXVTMIDFPQMVSVSHRNAKMYFDRDVECIFKFFRKRFNINSDENEVEHDDSEVQSDEDCRPQFSDIQKASGFLDKELEASGFTRKDQDDMEKFVDGDAEEDPGSDSEETEDEQAIVDQTNDDIIKNFESLSLVREVNIHTFFLKDCHFTFPMKASGAVEIRRL; translated from the exons ATGAAGTTGGATGTGGACGCGCTGATATACCTCTCCAAAGATGATTTCAGTGTTCTTACCGCCATCGAGATGGGCATGCGGAAT CATGAAATTGTACTGTCGGAGTTGATTGACAGAATCGCGTCCCTCAA GCATGGTGGCACCTATAAAGTTTTGAAGAATTTGCTTAAGCACAAGCTCTTGCATCATGATTCTTCCAAAT ATGATGGTTTCCGGCTGACATACTTGGGCTATGACTTTCTTGCAATTAAGTCATTGGTTAACCGTGGAGTTTTTGCTGCGGTTGGTCGTCAAATTGGTGTGGGAAAGGAATCTG ATATTTTCGAGGTCGCTACGGAGGATGGCACAGTTCTTGCCATGAAGCTGCATAGGCTTGGTAGGGTATCTTTCATGGCAGTCAAGTCTAAACGTGATTATTTGAGGCACCATAGTAGCTATAATTGGCTGTACTTGTCACGGCAGGCTTCTCTCAAGGAGTTTGCATTTATGAAG GCTTTGGATGAACACGGTTTTCCTGTTCCACATGCTGTGGATTGCAATCGGCATTGTGTCATCATGTCACTCATCCAAGGTCATCCGCT TGTGCAGGTTAAGCAATTGCAAAACCCAGACACGGTCTTTGAAACAATCCTTGGTCTTATTGTTGGCCTGGCAGAGCATGGACTTATTCACTGCGATTCCAATGAATACAATATCATG ATTGATGACGATG AGGTTACAATGATTGATTTTCCGCAAATGGTTTCAGTTTCTCATCGAAACGCCAAGAT GTACTTTGATCGTGATGTTGAGTGCATATTTAAGTTCTTTAGAAAGAG GTTCAACATCAACTCtgatgaaaatgaagttgaACATGACGATTCAGAAGTCCAATCTGATGAAGATTGCAGGCCTCAGTTCTCGGACATACAGAAAGCTTCTGGTTTCCTGGACAAGGAACTTGAAGCAAGTGGTTTCACTAGAAAGGATCAAGATGATATGGAGAAG TTTGTTGATGGGGATGCCGAGGAAGATCCGGGATCTGATTCTGAAGAAACTGAAGATGAACAAGCAATTGTTGATCAGACAAATGAtgacattataaaaaattttgagtccTTGAGTTTGGTTAGAGAGGTAAACATTCATACATTTTTCCTTAAAGACTGTCATTTTACGTTTCCTATGAAGGCTTCGGGAGCAGTTGAAATTCGTAGATTGTAG
- the LOC105162784 gene encoding uncharacterized protein LOC105162784 encodes MAEAFFYTTSARNLWLDLETYILDKSLPRTLPEGSTSEECVMFERWHEDNRKVRSIVLASMTNNIQTQDDRHDDVVSIMLHMKDVYAVLDRHIRYIAKKIFFGTKMTKGSFVQEYGIKMLFLVEMLEYLRAGLDNDTYIDVIL; translated from the exons ATGGCGGAGGCATTCTTCTACACCACTTCGGCTAGAAATTTATGGCTGGATTTGGAG ACTTACATTCTGGATAAGTCTCTTCCTAGGACCTTACCGGAGGGTTCCACATCTGAAGAAtgtgtgatgtttgaaaggtGGCATGAGGACAATAGGAAGGTCCGTAGCATTGTATTGGCATCAATGACAAATAATATCCAGACACAGGATGATAGGCATGATGACGTCGTGTCAATAATGCTCCACATGAAAGATGTTTATGCGGTTCTGGATAGACATATTAGATAtattgccaaaaaaatatttttcggCACCAAGATGACTAAGGGATCCTTCGTGCAAGAGTATGGGATCAAGATGCTTTTCCTCGTGGAAATGCTCGAGTATCTTCGAGCTGGGCTTGATAATGACACGTACATTGACGTGATTCTCTAG